Genomic DNA from Patescibacteria group bacterium:
TGAGGTATTCCCCCAGATAGCGGGAGAAGATTTCATTCTTGGTTGCCATAGTCATAGACGGCTACGGTAACCCAATTCTGATCTATCCGCTATTCTCTTGGTAACAGTTATTGTGAGCTATAACGATCACTCTCATTTTTTCAACTTACCTGCTATAATGAGAATTAAAAACGTCCGCATTAGCTACGATCGTACTATGTACGGACGTTTTTTTAATCGACTGTTTTTACGCCATAATTCTTACTTACTCTCTCTGATTATCTGCTACTATGGTACTCCAATGATTGGCACTTCTATTCCACCAATATACAGTTTCAGCGATGCCAAAAAAGAGAGAGACATAAAACAGATCCCCGAAAAGCGTATTTCGGAAAAAGGGCAAACCCATCCAGTAGCTCAAGAAGAGACCGTCCAGTGTTTTGGGGTAGAGTGTACCCCACGCCCACACTGCCCAGTTGGTGATCAGGAAAAAGAAAGTCGAGCCGAAAAATGCAACGCCACCAACACGCAGCCACCAACCGTGAAATCGTTTTTTTTTATTACTGGATCCCCGATCCTGGTCGGGGATGACACTGCGGAAGCGCCTCAACCAGATTCCAAAAATCCCCACAAGTACAAAACTCCCATACACTGACGCCATGATTAATGAATGATAAAAGCCGATCAGAATGTCAGAAAGAAACATGGCCGCTAAGGGCACCCAGAGCGAGTCGCGTTTTTTCAAATAGACCGCGCCAAAGAGTGCCAATGCCGCGATGGGAGTAAAATTCGGAGCATGAGGCAAGAGCCTGGCCACGGCACCCAACAACACGAGAAAATAGGGAAAGAATTTCATTACCGTGACTGCATTTTTCATAAATCCAAATTTCAAATATCAAATCAATGCCCAATGTCCAAATCTCAATGCCCAATTAATACTCAATTACCCAAATGACCAATTATGATATTGGGAATTTGGATTTGGGATTTTATTGGTCATTGGTCATTGGAAATTGGTGCTTCTCATTACAGTCCTTCTTTCTCCTCCTCATACTTCCACTCTATCACATCGCCGGGCTTGACCATATACTTGTCTGCGGCAATCGTTCCTGTCGTGCCATTCAGGTAATAGATCCACCAGCGCCCCTGTTCGCCCTTCACACCGCTGATGGACTCCACAAACGAGCCGAAATCATACGTTTTCATTTCCACCGGCACGCCCGCCAACCTGAATAAGTCAAGCGCCGTGCTATTGCCCTGATACACCAGCGGGTACTCATACGTTTTCGCGTCCTTGTTCGTGATTTTCAAAGTCACCATCTGCACGGTCGCCTGCTCCGCTGATTCTTGCTTCTGTATTTCCTTTTGCCACGGCAAAGAACAGCCCGCGGTGACTAAAACAAGGAATAAAATCACTAACAAACGTAAAATTCCTTCTTTGCGTTTCATAATATTTACATGAAAAATTTAGAAGCTTGAATCTAGAATCTAGTGGGATTATAGTATTTAAAAATCTATACCAATCTTTGCAAGTATTCCCTTATCATAAGGATGCTTTACTTTTTTCATTTCTGTCACGAGATCTGCGATTTCGAGAATTTCCTTTGCTACATGGTGCCCGGTAAGCACCACATGCACTCCTTTCTTTTTATTCCTTAACGCTTTCATTAAATCTTTGGCAGAAAATAATTTTTCCTCCACCGCGCGCAGCGCTTCATCAAGGATCACCACGTGAAATTTCCCTTTTCGAAGCGCCTCTTCCGCAGAACGCAATCCTTTCACCGCCGCCGCTTTGTGCTCCTCAAACGGCCTTTCGTCACCCTGTATCCCCACAAATCCTTCACCTGTTGTTTTTACATATAACTTCCCAATACGATTTTTGTATCTTGTATCTTGTATCTTGTATCTTACGAACACTTGAGCGAAAATTCTTTCGCCACTCGTCCACGTTATGCCTTTCCCCACCCCCGGATCGCTTTTGATAAACTGCAGCACCGCCACATTCATGCCCCGCCCCAACGCCCGCATCGCAAGCCCCAAGGCGGCGGTAGTCTTCCCTTTCCCGTCGCCATAATAAACGATGATGAATCCCTTCTCATACTTTTTCGCTGAATGCGCCATACCGCTCTCAATAGGGCGTTTCCGCCTTCACGCGATCAATAGGCTGGAAATGCTTCACATTTCTCGTAAGCAGTGTATATCCTTTCACGATTGCGGTGGCAGCAATAATGCAATCAGGAATATCGAGTCCCGTGGCATGAAGATATTCCTGCATGATCGCGATGCTCTTTGATGCGATCGCATTATCGGCGGCACGCACCGAAAAGTGCGCAAGCAAAGAGGAGGCGATTTGCTGGTCGCGTTTCGTCCGCACCCCGGCATATAATTCCAGCGCCGTGGCGAACGACACCGCCGCGCCCCCGCTCCGCTCGTCCTGCGCTTTGCTCAAGAGCGAATCCAAATATGCAACCGCGGGGGCGTATCTCCGCAAATAATCAACGAGCACTGACGTATCCAGCAGATACATAGGTTATAGCTTCCGAAGGAGCAAAGGGAGTTCTCGCTCGGACACGTTCTCCAACTGCGCAAAGGCGTCCTGAATCTCTTTGGTATGAGAGCCCCATGCGCGTGCCCTTAACGTTTCAAGCGCGTCAATCGGATAGGCATCTTCTTCATCCACCGCGCTGATTTTTGCCACCGGCTTATAATTCTTCATGATGAAAAAATACTTCTCACGAGGAAGTTGCTTGATGATTTGAGCTAATTTTCTCGATGCCTGCGTGATCGGTATAGTTTTTTCTAAAGGAATGGGCATATTGATTACACATTATTTTACATACTTTAATCATAACTATAATATGTATTATTGTCAATAAATTTCCGTGTAAGTGTCCACTGCCTATTGACACCCCCGCCTCCATCCTCCCCCTGCCGGAGGGGGAGGACAAACGGCGACAATGTTCTCCCCTGTGAGGGGGAGACTAAAAGAGGGGGTTTCAATCGTGAAGACATGCCCCCAGTGGACACTTACATTTCCGTCGCCGTTGTAGACCATCACTAATCCCTGTGGTGCATTTCTCTTTATGGGTATACCCCGTATATCAACATCCAACGCCAAACGTGGTTGGCATTGAAGTAAGCTTTAACATGAAAGCGACCTTGGTGTATTGAATCATAGTAAAATTTGTAGATAACGTTTGGCGATCAGTGAGGGAGGCTATGTAAAAATCTGCAATACGGTCAATCCTCATCCAGTAGTACTCCATCTATATTCTGCTTAAAGATTCCCGCCTCCCTCTTGGATGTTGTATTTCGGGGCATGCGCGCTGATTACAACGCGGAGCCTCATCGACCCCGCGTGTTAATTTCCACTCTGAATAATATCTACTCTGTCTCTTTGATAAAATCTTCAAAAGAGGTTATTTTTGAAACTTTCAATTGATTATTCATTTTATTGTATATCTCTTTGATATCAATAAAGAGATTATCCCACTCTTTCCATTTTGGCAACACAGTACCTTCGTGATACTTCAATACTTCTTCTAGGCTCTGCTGAATGCCTACTTGTTCCTCCTCTACTAATTTCCGTGCATTTTTATACTTTGGTTTTTCCGTAAAACCTAACGTTCCACGATCAGCATCAAATTTCGTATCTATTTCTGCCAAAAGCTTACGCCACCGCGAATTTTGATGTCCTAAATTTTCCTGTGAATACTCCTTAGTCACTAATAATTCCACATTCACATCTAACGCTTTAAATTTTTCATTCAACTTATTTATTAATTCGCTTGTCGCCGAATATTTACTTTCTCTCTCTGCTTCTAACCGCCTTAGGTCGGCACGTATGTTGTGCAATGCACCTATTTTTACATCCCAATCAGTATGGAACTGTTCAATAAGCTTCTGGTCTGATACTCGCTTCCTTTCTTCTTCCGCCATTGCTGCTGCTTCCTTGACCTCTCTCTCAACCTGCTCGCGCGCACCTTCCTGCATGCCGCCGTGATATAAGAGCAGCTTGTTATAACGCTCCACCCGTAACTTTTC
This window encodes:
- a CDS encoding type II toxin-antitoxin system VapC family toxin codes for the protein MYLLDTSVLVDYLRRYAPAVAYLDSLLSKAQDERSGGAAVSFATALELYAGVRTKRDQQIASSLLAHFSVRAADNAIASKSIAIMQEYLHATGLDIPDCIIAATAIVKGYTLLTRNVKHFQPIDRVKAETPY
- a CDS encoding DUF4430 domain-containing protein; translation: MKRKEGILRLLVILFLVLVTAGCSLPWQKEIQKQESAEQATVQMVTLKITNKDAKTYEYPLVYQGNSTALDLFRLAGVPVEMKTYDFGSFVESISGVKGEQGRWWIYYLNGTTGTIAADKYMVKPGDVIEWKYEEEKEGL
- a CDS encoding cob(I)yrinic acid a,c-diamide adenosyltransferase; the protein is MAHSAKKYEKGFIIVYYGDGKGKTTAALGLAMRALGRGMNVAVLQFIKSDPGVGKGITWTSGERIFAQVFVRYKIQDTRYKNRIGKLYVKTTGEGFVGIQGDERPFEEHKAAAVKGLRSAEEALRKGKFHVVILDEALRAVEEKLFSAKDLMKALRNKKKGVHVVLTGHHVAKEILEIADLVTEMKKVKHPYDKGILAKIGIDF
- a CDS encoding DUF6580 family putative transport protein — translated: MKNAVTVMKFFPYFLVLLGAVARLLPHAPNFTPIAALALFGAVYLKKRDSLWVPLAAMFLSDILIGFYHSLIMASVYGSFVLVGIFGIWLRRFRSVIPDQDRGSSNKKKRFHGWWLRVGGVAFFGSTFFFLITNWAVWAWGTLYPKTLDGLFLSYWMGLPFFRNTLFGDLFYVSLFFGIAETVYWWNRSANHWSTIVADNQRE